AACGAATAAAAACAGCAAACATGGAGTTACATACGTCCTTTAAAATTAATTATTTACGTATGAAAACAACCTTTAAGCAGGGCAATTTCTTCTCGCATTTTTTTGTGTTGTTAATTCTTGCTTTTCTTGCATTTTCTTGTGTACCTCAGCAGAAATTAATTTACATTCAGGAATCACTGACAGATACTGTGAATGTTTATAAAAATTCACGGGGTATTAGGAAAATTCAGCCATTTGATAATATTTATATTAAAATTTACAGCATTGATGAAAAGACCGCTTCTATTTTTAATACACAAGGCGGTTACATGGGCGGTTTTGATGTCAATCTCATAAGTTATACCGTCAATGAAAAGGGTTGTATAGATTTCCCCTTTGTGGGAAATATATCCATCAATAATTTAACCCTGGAACAGGCGAAACTGAAGATACAGGATGCTTTAAGCCAGTATCTCAATAATGTTTCGGTGACCCTGAA
This genomic window from Bacteroidota bacterium contains:
- a CDS encoding polysaccharide biosynthesis/export family protein yields the protein MKTTFKQGNFFSHFFVLLILAFLAFSCVPQQKLIYIQESLTDTVNVYKNSRGIRKIQPFDNIYIKIYSIDEKTASIFNTQGGYMGGFDVNLISYTVNEKGCIDFPFVGNISINNLTLEQAKLKIQDALSQYLNNVSVTLKFVRNFVTILGSVEHQGEYSYYEERISIFEALGLAGGINNFGNKSKVKLIRRENDKIAYHNIDLTDRNIARSPFFYLSPNDVIIVDPIKEQYQYIKNYSLISVVLSSVTTIIAVLYYFK